A single genomic interval of Littorina saxatilis isolate snail1 linkage group LG17, US_GU_Lsax_2.0, whole genome shotgun sequence harbors:
- the LOC138953510 gene encoding uncharacterized protein, translating to MSLLAKSKPATFDSWGEDDFMPEDSGMTPVSQYDWGSNDVEDEFFSSVASPRKPQSKQNRPTPPKSTSSRSTPSRDSPARSTASSASSSTTQERTKPEGMGSASGAGGWDDAGGDGWGGDDWGAVDTGTDESEADRKKREREEKRVQRQKELQEKREAKKGGGALKLGAKKLG from the exons ATGTCATTATTAGCCAAGTCTAAACCAGCCACTTTTGACAGCTGGGGTGAAGATGACTTCATGCCAGAAGACAGTGGGATGACACCTGTCAGTCAGTATGACTGGGGAAGCAACGACGTAGAGGATGAATTCTTTTCGTCTGTAGCCAGCCCTAGAAAG CCACAGTCCAAACAGAACCGTCCCACGCCTCCGAAGTCCACCTCGTCTCGTTCCACTCCGTCCCGCGACAGTCCAGCCAGGTCCACAGCATCGTCAGCATCATCATCGACGACACAAGAGCGCACGAAGCCAGAGGGCATGGGCAGTGCGTCAGGGGCAGGTGGCTGGGACGACGCTGGTGGTGACGGATGGGGCGGTGACGACTGGGGAGCTGTCGACACTG gtACAGATGAGTCTGAAGCAGATCGAAAGAAGAGGGAGCGAGAAGAAAAACGAGTGCAACGCCAAAAAGAACTTCAGGAAAAACGAGAAGCAAAGAAAGGCGGAGGAGCCTTAAAACTTGGGGCCAAAAAACTAggataa
- the LOC138953511 gene encoding large ribosomal subunit protein uL11m-like encodes MAARGARRGARVVKKAIEKVSHPPHMKVTIPAGQAAAAPPLGPQLGQRQIQIAAFCKEFNEKTGTIRPGIPLPTSIKVNPDRSFDMHINNPPVTYFLKQAAGVKKGAMKPGQEISGRVSLKHVYEIAQIKSQDPAFENISLQEVCKRVIGVAHTCGIEVVPHLEGETYGQFLVERKEIMEQQEKELEEARQAKMLRL; translated from the exons ATGGCTGCCCGTGGAGCACGGCGAGGTGCCCGAGTGGTGAAAAAAGCAATTGAGAAAGTCAGTCACCCACCTCATATGAAGGTCACAATTCCCGCGGGACAGGCAGCAGCTGCTCCTCCTCTTGGTCCACAACTTGGACAG CGACAGATCcagattgcagcattttgcaAGGAATTTAATGAGAAGACCGGCACCATCAGGCCTGGGATCCCTTTACCAACAAGTATTAAGGTTAAT CCTGACAGAAGTTTTGATATGCACATCAACAACCCACCTGTCACATACTTCCTAAAGCAGGCTGCAGGTGTCAAAAAAGGAGCAATGAAACCAG gCCAAGAAATCTCTGGCAGGGTGTCTTTGAAACATGTCTACGAAATCGCCCAAATCAAGTCTCAGGACCCAGCCTTTGAGAACATTTCTCTCCAGGAAGTTTGTAAGCGTGTGATAGGCGTTGCTCACACATGTGGGATTGAGGTGGTGCCTCATTTGGAGGGAGAAACTTACGGCCAATTCTTGGTAGAAAGGAAAGAAATTATGGAACAGCAGGAGAAAGAATTGGAGGAAGCGCGGCAAGCCAAGATGTTACGATTGTAG
- the LOC138953513 gene encoding splicing factor 3B subunit 2-like isoform X1 produces the protein MSAPTEQDEDFAGDGDAKANLDQELARKVALQQQMLESERDRQKEALGYQQSLLLQQQQQMTQPVPPPPPQMTQPVAPPPTQPPIQPPPQPIAVAPPQPQQTDLMMKALQQQQMLEAEKQREAQQKLMQQQQLALLEAQRSEQQKRMMMEQQQQQQQQVPPSSTPQPGGPPAPPHMLPSMSGGPPQPPPSQPMVAPPQSHPGMPGGQPPQVAPPMHMVPPPMSQAPPPMSQPQPGGPPPSQMQQVMAPGHMPPGQGPPPPQQNQQQGQPPHMMFPPGQGPPPGQGPPPGGPPVSHPNLGPPGTQPPMSQSSGMPPHMGPGPDHGMRGGPPGPPMDRGPHPGGPGSDMDGRGMGHMDQDMRRGPIDQDMRRGDQDMRRGDPDMRRPDQDMRRPDQDMRRGPMDHDMRRGPMDHDMRRGPMDRGPDRGPMGMDRGPMGMDRGPDRGPMGMDRGPDRGHMGMDRGPDRGPMGIDRGPDRGPMGMDRGPDRGPMGMDRGPDRGHMGMDRGPDRGRMGMDRGPDRGHMGMDRGPMGDDRGPKDMDRGQGGNFGPPGRGMMGRPGPGRGGPPPPMQHGPRGQGPPGMEPRPPQHSGPPGPREIRLPQALEKVLEFKSVRAQEMGLDAEDPEDAENEESQRKSREVEVEEEDEDFPGEDDAVMEEEEGEKETPVKPAGKESKSKKKKKKKKAKKNRQEQQKQAQQNKEPEKNPEEDVQIEYVQEQLELDPSDPNYHTFAKIFETFKITEAEKPKDKLDEKREAEKLAEKAPAKPKASEDMDSDDDDMDENKDEDDANKISKKKLKKLTRLSVAQLKQLVTRPDVVEMHDVTAKDPRLLVHLKATRNTVPVPRHWSYKRKYLQGKRGIEKAPFELPDFIRATGIEDMRAALQEKEEAKNLKAKMREKVRPKLGKIDIDYQKLHDAFFRFQTKPKMTIHGDLYYESKEFETRLKEKKPGNLTDDLRVALGMPVGANAERIPPPWLIAMQRYGPPPSYPNLKIPGLNAAIPEGCSFGYHAGGWGKPPVDENGKPLYGDVFGTQGADLQEAAEEEELDKSHWGELESESESEEESEEEDDEEPDDAGLVTPAEGLVTPSGLTSIPVGVETPDMIELRKRRIEDAMDQGGDTPALYTVLPEKKTAVGQAMMGSAHIYDLTGVQPGKKGGEKGGTAEGVEVTLNPEELDLDTAAMQAKYDETMREQQSQLEKEDLSDMVAAHAAKQRKRKKQQADSGKTSKRYKDFKF, from the exons ATGTCG gCACCTACAGAACAAGATGAAG attttgcaGGCGATGGGGACGCTAAGGCCAACCTGGACCAGGAGTTGGCCCGCAAGGTGGCGCTGCAACAGCAGATGTTGGAGAGTGAACGTGACCGCCAGAAAGAGGCTCTGGGTTACCAGCAGTCGTTACTgctgcagcaacaacagcag ATGACGCAGCCGgtacccccaccaccacctcaGATGACACAGCCCGTggcaccaccaccaacacaacCACCCATACAGCCTCCACCCCAACCCATCGCTGTGGCACCCCCACAGCCGCAGCAGACAGACCTGATGATGAAGGcgctgcagcagcagcagatgCTGGAGGCAGAGAAACAGCGTGAAGCACAACAAAAG ttgatgcagcagcagcagctagCCCTGTTGGAGGCCCAGCGCTCTGAGCAGCAGAAACGTATGATGatggaacaacaacagcagcagcagcagcaagttCCACCATCTTCAACACCACAAC CTGGAGGGCCCCCTGCTCCACCTCACATGCTGCCCAGCATGAGCGGCGGACCTCCACAGCCCCCTCCCTCCCAGCCCATGGTCGCCCCACCCCAATCTCACCCGGGCATGCCAGGCGGCCAACCACCCCAAGTTGCCCCGCCCATGCACATGGTTCCACCCCCCATGTCCCAAGCCCCACCCCCCATGTCCCAGCCTCAGCCAGGAGGTCCCCCACCCAGTCAGATGCAGCAGGTGATGGCGCCTGGACACATGCCGCCTGGTCAGGGGCCACCTCCGCCTCAGCAGAATCAGCAACAGGGCCAGCCTCCCCACATGATGTTCCCGCCGGGCCAGGGACCGCCCCCAGGGCAGGGCCCACCCCCTGGCGGCCCCCCTGTCTCTCACCCAAACCTGGGCCCGCCAGGAACACAGCCACCCATGTCTCAGTCCTCGGGGATGCCGCCCCACATGGGGCCGGGCCCGGACCACGGCATGAGGGGTGGACCACCTGGGCCACCCATGGATCGCGGGCCACACCCTGGAGGCCCTGGAAGCGACATGGACGGCAGGGGGATGGGTCACATGGACCAAGACATGAGGCGAGGGCCCATAGACCAGGACATGAGACGGGGAGACCAGGACATGCGCAGAGGTGACCCTGACATGAGGAGACCGGACCAGGACATGAGGCGGCCAGACCAGGACATGAGACGAGGTCCTATGGACCACGACATGCGCAGAGGTCCGATGGACCACGACATGCGAAGAGGACCCATGGACCGTGGACCTGACAGAGGACCGATGGGAATGGATCGAGGACCAATGGGAATGGATCGAGGCCCGGACAGAGGTCCGATGGGGATGGATAGAGGTCCCGACAGGGGACACATGGGAATGGACAGAGGCCCGGACAGGGGACCAATGGGAATCGACCGAGGCCCGGACAGAGGACCAATGGGAATGGACCGAGGCCCGGACAGGGGACCAATGGGAATGGATCGAGGTCCGGATAGAGGACACATGGGGATGGATCGTGGTCCAGACAGGGGACGCATGGGGATGGATAGAGGTCCGGATAGAGGACACATGGGGATGGACCGAGGCCCTATGGGAGATGACCGTGGTCCTAAGGACATGGACCGAGGCCAAGGGGGCAACTTTGGACCACCAGGCAGGGGTATGATGGGAAGACCTGGACCAGGCAGAGGAGGACCGCCTCCCCCCATGCAGCATGGACCCAGGGGACAGGGACCTCCAGGAATGGAGCCCAGGCCACCACAG CATTCAGGTCCCCCTGGGCCCCGTGAAATCCGTCTGCCTCAGGCACTGGAGAAAGTTCTGGAGTTCAAATCGGTGCGCGCTCAGGAGATGGGGCTGGACGCAGAAGATCCTGAGGATGCTGAAAATGAAG AGAGTCAGAGGAAAAGCCGAGAAGTAGAGGTGGAAGAGGAAGACGAGGATTTCCCAGGGGAGGATGATGCTGTCATGGAAGAGGAAGAAGGGGAAAAGGAAACTCCGGTCAAACCTGCTGGCAAAGAG TCTAaaagcaagaagaagaaaaagaagaagaaggccaAGAAGAACCGCCAGGAGCAGCAGAAACAGGCACAGCAAAACAAGGAGCCTGAGAAGAATCCGGAAGAAGATGTTCAGATTGA GTATGTGCAGGAGCAGTTGGAGCTGGATCCATCAGACCCCAACTATCACACCTTTGCAAAAATCTTTGAGACTTTCAAG ATCACAGAAGCTGAAAAACCCAAGGACAAGCTGGATGAGAAACGTGAAGCAGAGAAACTGGCAGAGAAGGCCCCAGCCAAACCCAAAGCCTCCGAGGATATGGATTCTGATGATGACGATATGGATGAG AACAAGGATGAGGATGATGCCAATAAAATCTCTAAGAAAAAGCTGAAAAAGTTGACTCGACTCAGCGTTGCACAGCTCAAACAG tTGGTGACGAGGCCGGACGTTGTTGAGATGCATGATGTCACAGCCAAGGATCCACGTTTGCTGGTGCATCTCAAG GCCACTCGCAACACAGTTCCGGTGCCACGCCACTGGTCGTACAAGCGTAAATACCTCCAGGGGAAGCGTGGTATTGAAAAGGCTCCCTTTGAGCTGCCCGACTTCATCCGTGCCACTGGTATTGAGGACATGCGGGCTGCTTTACAAGAAAAG GAGGAGGCGAAGAACCTGAAAGCTAAGATGAGGGAAAAGGTGCGTCCCAAGCTGGGCAAGATCGACATCGACTACCAGAAACTGCACGACGCCTTCTTCAGGTTCCAGACCAAGCCCAAGATGACCATTCATGGCGACCTCTACTATGAG TCCAAAGAGTTTGAGACACGGCTGAAGGAGAAGAAACCGGGTAACCTGACAGACGATTTGAGAGTGGCCCTTGGTATGCCTGTTGGTGCT AATGCAGAGCGGATACCTCCCCCCTGGTTGATTGCTATGCAGCGTTACGGACCTCCACCCTCCTACCCTAACCTTAAAATTCCTGGTCTTAATGCCGCCATTCCTGAG GGCTGTTCATTTGGCTACCATGCCGGAGGTTGGGGCAAACCCCCGGTGGATGAAAACGGAAAACCTCTGTATGGTGACGTCTTTGGTACACAAGGTGCTGATTTACAG GAAGCAGCAGAGGAGGAAGAGCTTGACAAGTCTCACTGGGGAGAGCTGGAGTCAGAATCAGAGTCAGAAGAGGAATCGGAAGAAGAGGATGATGAGGAGCCTGATGACGCTGGACTGGTCACTCCTGCTGAGGG CCTTGTGACGCCCAGCGGCCTGACGTCAATACCAGTGGGAGTGGAGACGCCGGACATGATTGAGCTGCGAAAACGACGTATCGAGGACGCCATGGACCAGGGAGGAGACACGCCCGCCCTCTACACCGTCCTGCCGGAGAAAAAGACGGCCGTCGGCCAGGCTATGATGGGCTCTGCTCACATTTACGACCTGACCGGG GTTCAACCAGGCAAGAAAGGAGGAGAGAAGGGCGGTACGGCAGAGGGCGTGGAGGTGACCTTGAACCCTGAGGAGCTTGACCTTGACACAGCCGCCATGCAGGCAAAGTACGACGAAACAATGCGAGAACAGCAGTCACAGCTCGAGAAAGAAGATCTGTCGGACATGGTGGCCGCTCATGCTGCAAAACAACGG
- the LOC138953513 gene encoding pre-mRNA 3' end processing protein WDR33-like isoform X2, translated as MSAPTEQDEDFAGDGDAKANLDQELARKVALQQQMLESERDRQKEALGYQQSLLLQQQQQMTQPVPPPPPQMTQPVAPPPTQPPIQPPPQPIAVAPPQPQQTDLMMKALQQQQMLEAEKQREAQQKLMQQQQLALLEAQRSEQQKRMMMEQQQQQQQQVPPSSTPQPGGPPAPPHMLPSMSGGPPQPPPSQPMVAPPQSHPGMPGGQPPQVAPPMHMVPPPMSQAPPPMSQPQPGGPPPSQMQQVMAPGHMPPGQGPPPPQQNQQQGQPPHMMFPPGQGPPPGQGPPPGGPPVSHPNLGPPGTQPPMSQSSGMPPHMGPGPDHGMRGGPPGPPMDRGPHPGGPGSDMDGRGMGHMDQDMRRGPIDQDMRRGDQDMRRGDPDMRRPDQDMRRPDQDMRRGPMDHDMRRGPMDHDMRRGPMDRGPDRGPMGMDRGPMGMDRGPDRGPMGMDRGPDRGHMGMDRGPDRGPMGIDRGPDRGPMGMDRGPDRGPMGMDRGPDRGHMGMDRGPDRGRMGMDRGPDRGHMGMDRGPMGDDRGPKDMDRGQGGNFGPPGRGMMGRPGPGRGGPPPPMQHGPRGQGPPGMEPRPPQHSGPPGPREIRLPQALEKVLEFKSVRAQEMGLDAEDPEDAENEESQRKSREVEVEEEDEDFPGEDDAVMEEEEGEKETPVKPAGKESKSKKKKKKKKAKKNRQEQQKQAQQNKEPEKNPEEDVQIEYVQEQLELDPSDPNYHTFAKIFETFKITEAEKPKDKLDEKREAEKLAEKAPAKPKASEDMDSDDDDMDENKDEDDANKISKKKLKKLTRLSVAQLKQLVTRPDVVEMHDVTAKDPRLLVHLKATRNTVPVPRHWSYKRKYLQGKRGIEKAPFELPDFIRATGIEDMRAALQEKEEAKNLKAKMREKVRPKLGKIDIDYQKLHDAFFRFQTKPKMTIHGDLYYESKEFETRLKEKKPGNLTDDLRVALGMPVGANAERIPPPWLIAMQRYGPPPSYPNLKIPGLNAAIPEGCSFGYHAGGWGKPPVDENGKPLYGDVFGTQGADLQEAAEEEELDKSHWGELESESESEEESEEEDDEEPDDAGLVTPAEGLVTPSGLTSIPVGVETPDMIELRKRRIEDAMDQGGDTPALYTVLPEKKTAVGQAMMGSAHIYDLTGKRKKQQADSGKTSKRYKDFKF; from the exons ATGTCG gCACCTACAGAACAAGATGAAG attttgcaGGCGATGGGGACGCTAAGGCCAACCTGGACCAGGAGTTGGCCCGCAAGGTGGCGCTGCAACAGCAGATGTTGGAGAGTGAACGTGACCGCCAGAAAGAGGCTCTGGGTTACCAGCAGTCGTTACTgctgcagcaacaacagcag ATGACGCAGCCGgtacccccaccaccacctcaGATGACACAGCCCGTggcaccaccaccaacacaacCACCCATACAGCCTCCACCCCAACCCATCGCTGTGGCACCCCCACAGCCGCAGCAGACAGACCTGATGATGAAGGcgctgcagcagcagcagatgCTGGAGGCAGAGAAACAGCGTGAAGCACAACAAAAG ttgatgcagcagcagcagctagCCCTGTTGGAGGCCCAGCGCTCTGAGCAGCAGAAACGTATGATGatggaacaacaacagcagcagcagcagcaagttCCACCATCTTCAACACCACAAC CTGGAGGGCCCCCTGCTCCACCTCACATGCTGCCCAGCATGAGCGGCGGACCTCCACAGCCCCCTCCCTCCCAGCCCATGGTCGCCCCACCCCAATCTCACCCGGGCATGCCAGGCGGCCAACCACCCCAAGTTGCCCCGCCCATGCACATGGTTCCACCCCCCATGTCCCAAGCCCCACCCCCCATGTCCCAGCCTCAGCCAGGAGGTCCCCCACCCAGTCAGATGCAGCAGGTGATGGCGCCTGGACACATGCCGCCTGGTCAGGGGCCACCTCCGCCTCAGCAGAATCAGCAACAGGGCCAGCCTCCCCACATGATGTTCCCGCCGGGCCAGGGACCGCCCCCAGGGCAGGGCCCACCCCCTGGCGGCCCCCCTGTCTCTCACCCAAACCTGGGCCCGCCAGGAACACAGCCACCCATGTCTCAGTCCTCGGGGATGCCGCCCCACATGGGGCCGGGCCCGGACCACGGCATGAGGGGTGGACCACCTGGGCCACCCATGGATCGCGGGCCACACCCTGGAGGCCCTGGAAGCGACATGGACGGCAGGGGGATGGGTCACATGGACCAAGACATGAGGCGAGGGCCCATAGACCAGGACATGAGACGGGGAGACCAGGACATGCGCAGAGGTGACCCTGACATGAGGAGACCGGACCAGGACATGAGGCGGCCAGACCAGGACATGAGACGAGGTCCTATGGACCACGACATGCGCAGAGGTCCGATGGACCACGACATGCGAAGAGGACCCATGGACCGTGGACCTGACAGAGGACCGATGGGAATGGATCGAGGACCAATGGGAATGGATCGAGGCCCGGACAGAGGTCCGATGGGGATGGATAGAGGTCCCGACAGGGGACACATGGGAATGGACAGAGGCCCGGACAGGGGACCAATGGGAATCGACCGAGGCCCGGACAGAGGACCAATGGGAATGGACCGAGGCCCGGACAGGGGACCAATGGGAATGGATCGAGGTCCGGATAGAGGACACATGGGGATGGATCGTGGTCCAGACAGGGGACGCATGGGGATGGATAGAGGTCCGGATAGAGGACACATGGGGATGGACCGAGGCCCTATGGGAGATGACCGTGGTCCTAAGGACATGGACCGAGGCCAAGGGGGCAACTTTGGACCACCAGGCAGGGGTATGATGGGAAGACCTGGACCAGGCAGAGGAGGACCGCCTCCCCCCATGCAGCATGGACCCAGGGGACAGGGACCTCCAGGAATGGAGCCCAGGCCACCACAG CATTCAGGTCCCCCTGGGCCCCGTGAAATCCGTCTGCCTCAGGCACTGGAGAAAGTTCTGGAGTTCAAATCGGTGCGCGCTCAGGAGATGGGGCTGGACGCAGAAGATCCTGAGGATGCTGAAAATGAAG AGAGTCAGAGGAAAAGCCGAGAAGTAGAGGTGGAAGAGGAAGACGAGGATTTCCCAGGGGAGGATGATGCTGTCATGGAAGAGGAAGAAGGGGAAAAGGAAACTCCGGTCAAACCTGCTGGCAAAGAG TCTAaaagcaagaagaagaaaaagaagaagaaggccaAGAAGAACCGCCAGGAGCAGCAGAAACAGGCACAGCAAAACAAGGAGCCTGAGAAGAATCCGGAAGAAGATGTTCAGATTGA GTATGTGCAGGAGCAGTTGGAGCTGGATCCATCAGACCCCAACTATCACACCTTTGCAAAAATCTTTGAGACTTTCAAG ATCACAGAAGCTGAAAAACCCAAGGACAAGCTGGATGAGAAACGTGAAGCAGAGAAACTGGCAGAGAAGGCCCCAGCCAAACCCAAAGCCTCCGAGGATATGGATTCTGATGATGACGATATGGATGAG AACAAGGATGAGGATGATGCCAATAAAATCTCTAAGAAAAAGCTGAAAAAGTTGACTCGACTCAGCGTTGCACAGCTCAAACAG tTGGTGACGAGGCCGGACGTTGTTGAGATGCATGATGTCACAGCCAAGGATCCACGTTTGCTGGTGCATCTCAAG GCCACTCGCAACACAGTTCCGGTGCCACGCCACTGGTCGTACAAGCGTAAATACCTCCAGGGGAAGCGTGGTATTGAAAAGGCTCCCTTTGAGCTGCCCGACTTCATCCGTGCCACTGGTATTGAGGACATGCGGGCTGCTTTACAAGAAAAG GAGGAGGCGAAGAACCTGAAAGCTAAGATGAGGGAAAAGGTGCGTCCCAAGCTGGGCAAGATCGACATCGACTACCAGAAACTGCACGACGCCTTCTTCAGGTTCCAGACCAAGCCCAAGATGACCATTCATGGCGACCTCTACTATGAG TCCAAAGAGTTTGAGACACGGCTGAAGGAGAAGAAACCGGGTAACCTGACAGACGATTTGAGAGTGGCCCTTGGTATGCCTGTTGGTGCT AATGCAGAGCGGATACCTCCCCCCTGGTTGATTGCTATGCAGCGTTACGGACCTCCACCCTCCTACCCTAACCTTAAAATTCCTGGTCTTAATGCCGCCATTCCTGAG GGCTGTTCATTTGGCTACCATGCCGGAGGTTGGGGCAAACCCCCGGTGGATGAAAACGGAAAACCTCTGTATGGTGACGTCTTTGGTACACAAGGTGCTGATTTACAG GAAGCAGCAGAGGAGGAAGAGCTTGACAAGTCTCACTGGGGAGAGCTGGAGTCAGAATCAGAGTCAGAAGAGGAATCGGAAGAAGAGGATGATGAGGAGCCTGATGACGCTGGACTGGTCACTCCTGCTGAGGG CCTTGTGACGCCCAGCGGCCTGACGTCAATACCAGTGGGAGTGGAGACGCCGGACATGATTGAGCTGCGAAAACGACGTATCGAGGACGCCATGGACCAGGGAGGAGACACGCCCGCCCTCTACACCGTCCTGCCGGAGAAAAAGACGGCCGTCGGCCAGGCTATGATGGGCTCTGCTCACATTTACGACCTGACCGGG